One window from the genome of Jiangella alba encodes:
- a CDS encoding carbohydrate ABC transporter permease: MAHDESLPPSAGATTPVTSRHRAVPRLRALRLLRNLVSYAVLVAGSAAFLLPLLWMVSTSLKEPAQIYSFPIEWIPSPIAWENYVKLFTDAPFLRYIGNTIFITVVGVIGNLLGSSIAAYAFARLRFRGRDVMFYTMLATMMVPGWATLIPSFVMFSWIGWLDSYLPFLVPAFFAVPFNTFLLRQFFLSIPVEMEESALIDGAGRVRIFLEIVVPLAKPALVMSAIFSFLAYWNEFLGPLVYVQSQDKFPLSVGLQNFASEHTQNYGLMMAGALIALLPCVVLFLAAQRWFIQGVVVTGVKG, translated from the coding sequence GTGGCCCACGACGAGTCGTTGCCCCCCAGCGCGGGGGCAACGACCCCGGTCACCTCGCGGCATCGAGCCGTGCCCCGTCTGCGGGCCCTGCGGCTCCTGCGCAACCTCGTCAGCTATGCGGTGCTGGTCGCGGGTTCGGCCGCATTCCTGCTCCCGCTGCTCTGGATGGTCTCGACCAGCCTCAAGGAACCGGCACAGATCTACTCGTTTCCGATCGAGTGGATCCCGTCACCGATCGCGTGGGAGAACTACGTCAAGCTCTTCACCGACGCACCGTTCCTGCGCTACATCGGCAACACGATCTTCATCACAGTCGTGGGTGTCATCGGAAACCTGCTGGGCAGCTCGATCGCCGCGTACGCGTTCGCGCGGCTGCGGTTCCGCGGCAGGGACGTGATGTTCTACACGATGCTCGCGACGATGATGGTGCCGGGCTGGGCGACCTTGATCCCGTCATTCGTGATGTTCAGCTGGATCGGCTGGCTGGACTCCTACCTCCCGTTCCTCGTGCCGGCCTTCTTCGCGGTGCCCTTCAACACGTTCCTGTTGCGCCAGTTCTTCCTCTCGATCCCGGTCGAGATGGAGGAGTCGGCGCTCATCGACGGCGCGGGGCGCGTGCGGATATTCCTCGAGATCGTCGTGCCGCTGGCCAAACCGGCGCTCGTCATGTCGGCGATCTTCTCGTTCCTCGCGTACTGGAACGAGTTCCTGGGTCCGCTGGTCTACGTCCAGTCCCAGGACAAGTTCCCCTTGTCGGTCGGACTTCAGAACTTCGCGAGCGAACACACCCAGAACTACGGCCTCATGATGGCCGGTGCTCTCATCGCCCTTCTTCCCTGCGTCGTCCTGTTCCTCGCTGCACAGCGCTGGTTCATCCAGGGCGTTGTCGTCACTGGAGTGAAAGGTTAA
- a CDS encoding Gfo/Idh/MocA family protein, producing the protein MVGLGGIGQMQSDVFASEADSELVAAVDRNEAKRDAVASRLGCRTYASVDDMLANEQVDLVSVCTAGFEQGGAHLEPTMKALAAGAHVLVEKPVSNDIAEARTMVDEAKRQGLVLATNLNHRFVHPARRLKEWIDAGEIGEPLLVAFNLWVANPVDETPYFQLRELHSHSFDILRHFAGEIVELQAFVTKPTSRSSTWSSCSINLRFASGAVGSLHGSYDMTTSHPFERFEIAGSKGRAVLDNVYERLTLMRHDSEDTTVVQNPILGGIDGFYHSLRFRIRQLLDEIRTGAPISASGDDGLRALELIESAIASIQTGEVVACAPQT; encoded by the coding sequence GTGGTCGGGCTCGGCGGAATCGGGCAGATGCAGTCCGATGTCTTCGCCTCGGAGGCGGATTCGGAGCTGGTCGCCGCCGTCGACCGGAACGAGGCGAAGCGCGACGCCGTGGCCTCGCGCCTGGGCTGTCGTACCTACGCCTCGGTCGACGACATGCTCGCCAATGAGCAGGTCGACCTCGTCTCGGTGTGCACCGCGGGGTTCGAGCAGGGCGGCGCGCATCTCGAACCGACGATGAAGGCGCTCGCGGCGGGCGCGCACGTGCTGGTGGAGAAGCCGGTCTCCAACGACATCGCCGAGGCACGCACGATGGTCGACGAGGCGAAGCGGCAAGGTCTCGTGCTCGCGACCAACCTCAACCACCGGTTCGTCCACCCAGCACGACGGCTCAAGGAATGGATCGACGCCGGCGAGATCGGCGAGCCGCTACTGGTCGCGTTCAACCTCTGGGTGGCCAACCCGGTTGACGAGACGCCGTACTTCCAGCTTCGCGAACTGCACAGCCACTCCTTCGACATCCTGCGTCACTTCGCCGGTGAGATCGTCGAACTCCAGGCGTTCGTGACCAAGCCGACCTCCAGGTCGAGCACGTGGTCCAGTTGCTCGATCAACCTGCGGTTCGCCTCCGGCGCCGTGGGCAGCCTGCACGGCAGCTACGACATGACCACCTCTCACCCGTTCGAACGATTCGAGATCGCCGGCTCGAAAGGTCGCGCTGTGCTCGACAACGTGTACGAGCGGCTGACGCTCATGCGTCACGACTCCGAGGACACGACCGTCGTTCAGAACCCGATCCTGGGCGGAATCGACGGCTTCTACCACTCGCTCCGCTTCCGTATCCGGCAACTGCTCGACGAGATACGGACCGGCGCGCCCATTTCCGCATCCGGCGACGACGGCCTCCGGGCGCTGGAGCTCATCGAGAGCGCCATCGCGTCCATCCAGACAGGTGAGGTCGTCGCCTGCGCTCCCCAGACCTGA
- a CDS encoding zinc-binding dehydrogenase yields the protein MWVDRSRPMCKGSHTSGSGKGAMVHSTGTRVGSTLWFQGKGKVALRTEPIPTPGPGEVRVRVAMSVLCGSELGGLHADGPMLNAGHEAVGTVDAIGDGVVAVAVGDRVGVSAVQGCGACDACARLEYTYCPDRSVVMGMHADYIISKALACFRLPDDITWEQGVLLTGDGLGVAHHVAKRVGATAEGTRAAGSCVVFGVGPVGLGNVLMQTYLGANVTAVDISADRLELARRLGATTVVQLSAEDSLAPADEQAKRIVAAIGAAPDLAIECAGRPTSLKAALATVRPGGVVVCVGEQGSVPISPSGELISRDVALLGSWFYHFAEIEDMVSQQRAGIGVERLLTHTFPLSRAQDAYDVFQSAVAGKVALTRDEQEDIR from the coding sequence ATGTGGGTAGATAGGTCCCGCCCGATGTGTAAGGGCTCACATACAAGTGGTTCCGGAAAGGGTGCGATGGTGCATTCGACAGGAACGAGGGTCGGTTCGACCCTCTGGTTCCAAGGCAAGGGCAAGGTCGCGCTTCGGACCGAGCCGATCCCCACGCCAGGGCCGGGAGAGGTCCGGGTCCGGGTGGCGATGTCCGTGCTCTGCGGAAGCGAGCTGGGCGGGCTGCACGCCGACGGTCCGATGCTCAACGCCGGCCACGAAGCCGTCGGCACGGTCGACGCGATCGGTGACGGCGTGGTCGCCGTCGCGGTCGGTGACAGGGTCGGCGTCAGCGCCGTTCAGGGCTGCGGCGCGTGTGACGCGTGCGCACGCCTCGAGTACACCTACTGCCCGGATCGTTCCGTCGTCATGGGCATGCACGCCGACTACATCATCAGCAAGGCTCTGGCGTGCTTCCGTCTCCCGGACGACATCACGTGGGAGCAGGGTGTGCTGCTCACGGGCGACGGACTCGGAGTGGCACACCATGTCGCGAAGCGAGTGGGAGCCACTGCCGAGGGGACGCGCGCTGCCGGCTCGTGTGTCGTCTTCGGCGTCGGGCCGGTGGGCCTGGGGAACGTCTTGATGCAGACCTACCTCGGGGCGAACGTCACCGCCGTCGACATCTCGGCGGACCGTTTGGAGCTTGCTCGACGACTCGGCGCGACAACGGTGGTGCAACTGTCGGCCGAAGACTCGCTCGCGCCCGCTGACGAACAGGCGAAGCGGATCGTCGCGGCGATCGGCGCCGCGCCGGACCTCGCGATCGAGTGCGCGGGCCGGCCGACTTCGCTCAAGGCAGCGCTTGCGACGGTTCGGCCGGGCGGCGTCGTGGTCTGCGTGGGCGAGCAGGGCTCGGTTCCGATCAGTCCGAGCGGCGAGCTGATCTCACGTGACGTCGCGCTACTGGGCTCGTGGTTCTACCACTTCGCCGAGATCGAGGACATGGTGTCGCAGCAGCGCGCCGGCATCGGTGTCGAGCGGCTGCTCACGCACACGTTCCCGCTGTCCCGCGCACAAGACGCCTACGACGTCTTCCAGTCCGCGGTGGCGGGGAAGGTCGCGCTCACCCGCGACGAACAGGAGGACATTCGATGA
- a CDS encoding LacI family DNA-binding transcriptional regulator codes for MATIYDVAAAAGLSIGTVSRFLNEGYVSAASRRKIERAISELGFVPSGAARTLSTKKSRLIGFVVSDMSNPFSSELAKAVQERADELDYCAVTYGTNHDDGRARRGIETLRGHGVDGLVVGLPESAPANELLRSVAEQGIPLVLVGMRVMHPNCDRVSTDTYDGAMQAMDHLIDLGHERIGFIGAADQGKGRRRAFVDALTRTSSAIDPELIVEGPLTREGGLEGASRLLSLDRPPTAIFATNDVMALGVYEAAYRQGLHVPRDLSVVGFDDIDLARHAVPALTTVSQPKTEMGHEAVRLLEARLTAETPPSSKETLFRCGLVVRDSTAPPS; via the coding sequence ATGGCGACGATCTACGATGTGGCTGCCGCCGCCGGCCTGTCGATCGGCACGGTGTCGCGGTTCCTCAACGAGGGCTACGTGAGCGCAGCAAGCCGCCGCAAGATCGAACGCGCCATCTCCGAGCTCGGGTTCGTGCCGAGCGGAGCAGCACGCACGTTGTCGACCAAGAAGTCGCGACTCATCGGCTTCGTCGTCTCCGACATGAGCAATCCGTTCAGCTCCGAACTCGCCAAGGCAGTGCAGGAACGCGCGGACGAGCTCGACTACTGCGCCGTCACCTACGGAACGAACCACGACGACGGCCGTGCACGCAGGGGCATCGAGACGCTCCGAGGCCACGGGGTCGACGGGCTGGTCGTCGGACTGCCTGAGTCGGCGCCGGCGAACGAGCTGTTGCGGTCGGTGGCCGAACAGGGCATCCCGCTCGTGCTCGTGGGCATGCGCGTCATGCACCCCAACTGCGACCGCGTCAGCACCGACACCTACGACGGCGCGATGCAGGCGATGGACCACCTCATCGACCTGGGTCACGAGCGGATCGGTTTCATCGGAGCGGCCGATCAGGGCAAGGGGCGGCGGAGGGCCTTCGTCGATGCCCTCACGCGGACCAGCTCGGCCATCGATCCCGAACTGATCGTCGAAGGACCGCTGACGCGGGAGGGCGGTCTCGAAGGCGCGTCCCGGCTTCTGTCCCTGGACCGCCCGCCGACGGCGATCTTCGCCACCAACGACGTGATGGCGCTGGGCGTGTACGAGGCGGCGTACCGCCAAGGGCTGCACGTTCCTCGTGACCTGTCCGTCGTGGGGTTCGACGACATCGACCTCGCGCGCCACGCGGTGCCCGCGCTCACTACCGTCAGCCAGCCGAAGACCGAGATGGGCCACGAGGCGGTCCGGTTGCTGGAAGCGCGCCTGACCGCGGAGACGCCACCGTCGTCGAAGGAGACCTTGTTCCGGTGCGGCTTGGTCGTCCGCGACTCGACCGCTCCCCCATCCTGA
- a CDS encoding ABC transporter substrate-binding protein: MNASKLPHGVGAIMSRRTLLGGATAIAGLGALSLLPGCSSTTSKAKGNLDIWTNHSDEEAAAIQGIIDEFTQANTDIRVNLLNVGDATQYYTKINTSAVGRSLPDVFYVRTFDVASLAAKGFQVSIQDLADQNAEAVDVPDLWPAQVEQMSLDGEIFALPYDFSNNAIYINKTMFEEEGIPLPTGEWDWTEFWDTAAQFARTTNGTQDRWGASYYFSSWVWIGFLASNGGRMFSDDLASCVVNSPENIETFELFQAQLQNGAAPAPGATPEGVDSFGAGLVAMTVNGSFAVPYIRGVVADKFEFDVVRMPTGSTGRRDVATAGGAWAMSSSANQEAAFALMTHLSSEQALNTLIAEPTRSIPGRQSSAEEWTSVATSSGLPPANIEVFAEQMNTDALNQAYPKFWTEFETAWNNRTAGIANGDSVPEALAALEEEVNQAAARYA, from the coding sequence ATGAACGCATCGAAGCTGCCCCATGGCGTGGGCGCGATCATGTCTAGAAGGACTCTGCTCGGCGGCGCGACCGCCATCGCCGGCCTCGGCGCGCTGTCGCTGCTGCCGGGCTGCTCGTCCACCACGTCCAAGGCCAAGGGAAACCTCGATATCTGGACCAATCATTCCGACGAGGAGGCAGCAGCGATCCAGGGCATCATCGACGAGTTCACGCAGGCGAACACCGATATCAGGGTCAACCTGCTCAACGTCGGCGACGCCACCCAGTACTACACGAAGATCAACACATCGGCGGTAGGGCGATCCCTCCCCGACGTGTTCTACGTCCGCACCTTCGACGTCGCTTCGCTCGCGGCGAAGGGCTTCCAGGTCTCCATTCAGGACCTCGCCGACCAGAACGCCGAGGCCGTGGACGTGCCCGACCTGTGGCCCGCCCAAGTCGAGCAGATGTCGCTCGACGGCGAGATCTTCGCCCTGCCCTACGACTTCTCGAACAACGCTATCTACATCAACAAGACGATGTTCGAGGAGGAGGGCATCCCGCTCCCCACCGGCGAATGGGACTGGACCGAGTTCTGGGACACCGCAGCCCAGTTCGCGCGGACCACTAACGGCACGCAGGACCGCTGGGGTGCCAGCTACTACTTCAGCAGCTGGGTCTGGATCGGGTTCCTCGCGTCGAACGGCGGCCGCATGTTCAGCGACGACCTGGCCAGCTGCGTCGTCAACTCCCCGGAGAACATCGAGACCTTCGAACTCTTCCAGGCACAGCTGCAGAACGGCGCAGCACCCGCGCCGGGAGCGACGCCGGAGGGCGTCGACAGCTTCGGCGCCGGCCTCGTCGCCATGACCGTCAACGGATCCTTCGCGGTCCCCTACATCCGCGGCGTGGTCGCCGACAAGTTCGAGTTCGACGTCGTCAGGATGCCCACCGGCTCCACCGGCCGGCGCGATGTCGCAACTGCCGGTGGCGCGTGGGCCATGTCGTCCAGCGCCAACCAGGAGGCGGCCTTCGCTCTCATGACGCACCTGTCCAGCGAGCAGGCTTTGAACACCCTCATCGCCGAGCCCACCCGTTCGATACCAGGCCGGCAATCCTCGGCCGAGGAGTGGACGTCCGTGGCGACGAGTTCTGGGCTACCGCCCGCGAACATCGAAGTCTTCGCCGAGCAGATGAACACCGACGCCCTCAACCAGGCCTACCCCAAGTTCTGGACGGAGTTCGAGACCGCCTGGAACAACCGCACAGCAGGCATCGCCAACGGCGACTCCGTGCCCGAGGCACTGGCAGCGCTCGAAGAAGAGGTCAACCAGGCCGCGGCGCGGTACGCGTGA
- a CDS encoding carbohydrate ABC transporter permease: MTSMTAKRRESATGYLWSQAWLTGFILFAVVPIIVSLYLGFTDWNGVQTPQWVGLQNYREIFRDPLFWQSSRVTLVFALLYLPASIVIGFAMALLMNQKLRGISVFRTIYYLPSVLSGVAVAVLWGFVFNREFGVLNWIIGLFGIAPISWLNDPFWVLPAMVIMQLWGVGASVIIYLGGLQGIPTELYEVARLDGANWWRTLRAVTLPMMSPVFLLQIVVGIIGTLQIFTQAYVITSGGPNYGTYFFSLNIFNTAFQQFRFGYASALSWVLFLGIAAMTAVVFLSSKRWVYYAGGRGQR, from the coding sequence ATGACCTCCATGACGGCGAAGCGTCGCGAGTCTGCGACCGGGTACCTGTGGTCGCAGGCCTGGCTCACAGGATTCATCCTCTTCGCTGTGGTGCCGATCATCGTGTCGCTCTACCTGGGCTTCACCGACTGGAACGGCGTACAGACACCACAGTGGGTCGGCCTGCAGAACTACAGGGAGATCTTCCGCGACCCGCTGTTCTGGCAATCGTCCCGCGTCACCCTCGTCTTCGCACTGCTCTACCTCCCGGCCAGCATCGTCATCGGCTTCGCCATGGCGCTGCTGATGAACCAGAAGTTGCGAGGCATCAGCGTCTTCAGGACGATCTACTATCTGCCGTCCGTCCTCTCCGGAGTCGCCGTCGCCGTGCTGTGGGGCTTCGTCTTCAACCGCGAGTTCGGCGTACTCAACTGGATCATCGGCTTGTTCGGCATCGCGCCCATCTCCTGGCTCAACGACCCGTTCTGGGTGCTCCCGGCCATGGTCATCATGCAACTCTGGGGCGTGGGCGCGAGCGTGATCATCTACCTCGGCGGCCTGCAGGGCATCCCCACGGAACTCTACGAGGTCGCTCGTCTCGACGGAGCCAACTGGTGGCGCACACTACGCGCGGTGACGCTACCGATGATGTCCCCCGTCTTCCTCCTGCAGATCGTGGTCGGAATCATCGGAACACTGCAGATCTTCACCCAGGCGTATGTGATCACGTCGGGCGGGCCGAACTACGGGACGTATTTCTTCTCGCTCAACATCTTCAACACGGCGTTCCAGCAGTTCCGGTTCGGCTACGCGAGCGCACTGTCCTGGGTACTGTTTCTCGGCATCGCCGCCATGACGGCAGTCGTGTTCCTCTCGTCGAAACGGTGGGTGTATTACGCCGGCGGCCGGGGACAGCGATAG
- a CDS encoding DNA/RNA non-specific endonuclease, translating to MIDILTGDAENLRRLVERATRRTPAQGAAADLDPIVRGMLADVRGLGDELGSVLSGAIDELEHVIRPVDGDAPPVSTTVPSHEQPPQRLPVIHISSTSRTDARIRRNPPANHVIVVDDQAVVYTTDEQGRVVITEATLTGSAPGKRNKYAQRTLTGKLDGDDAGHLIARMLGGIGDKLNLVPMSQTLNREEFAALERRWGRAVRRGKTVDLKLKLAFDEDSRRPVWISVYYKIEGEKSRKVTLYNDPPEETS from the coding sequence GTGATCGACATCCTGACCGGCGACGCGGAGAACCTACGCCGCCTGGTCGAGCGTGCCACCCGGCGAACACCCGCCCAGGGCGCGGCAGCCGATCTTGACCCGATCGTGCGCGGGATGCTCGCCGACGTCCGCGGCCTGGGCGACGAACTCGGCTCGGTCCTGTCGGGGGCGATCGACGAGTTGGAGCACGTGATCCGCCCGGTCGACGGCGACGCTCCGCCCGTCTCGACGACCGTTCCGTCCCACGAGCAGCCGCCTCAGCGACTTCCCGTCATCCACATCTCGAGTACCAGTCGGACCGATGCTCGGATCCGGCGGAATCCGCCAGCCAACCACGTCATCGTCGTCGACGACCAGGCGGTCGTGTACACCACCGACGAACAGGGCCGGGTGGTCATCACAGAGGCGACATTAACCGGCTCTGCACCCGGGAAGCGGAACAAGTACGCACAGCGGACGCTGACGGGGAAGCTCGACGGCGACGATGCCGGCCACCTGATCGCCAGAATGCTCGGCGGCATCGGCGACAAGCTCAACCTCGTGCCGATGAGTCAGACGCTGAACCGGGAGGAGTTCGCGGCTCTGGAACGGCGCTGGGGCCGCGCCGTCCGCCGCGGCAAGACCGTCGACCTAAAGCTCAAGCTGGCCTTCGACGAGGATTCGCGGCGGCCGGTTTGGATTAGCGTCTACTACAAGATCGAGGGCGAGAAGAGCCGTAAGGTGACGCTCTACAACGACCCGCCGGAGGAGACATCGTGA
- a CDS encoding IS3 family transposase (programmed frameshift) has translation MARPSKYPRELRERAVRAVAESMEQGQFSSEFEAIRTIAGKLGIGSAETLRKWVRQAEVDGGSRPGRTTQELAEIRELKREVAELRRANEILKSASGFLRGGARPPVQVLTAFVDEHREEFGVEPICRVLSEHGIKIAPSTYYEVRSREPSKRALRDTQIIELIAAAREQRFVARFGARKMWLHLRRAGHDVARCTIERLMTANGWQGALRGQRTRTTIPDPKDARAADLVDRDFTATCPNQLWVADFTYVATWSGTVYVAFIFDVFSRMIVGWRAATSMSTQLVLDTLEHAIWSRRQAGITDLSGLVHHTDAGSQYTSFAFTTRLLQAGVDASVGSVGDAYDNAMAESQIGAYKTELIRHEGPWRDVEHVEFETLNWVHWFNQERTHESIDDLTPIEVEAAHYAARNRLIPTG, from the exons ATGGCGCGTCCCAGCAAGTACCCGCGTGAGCTTCGTGAGCGGGCGGTCCGGGCGGTAGCGGAGTCGATGGAGCAGGGGCAGTTCTCGAGTGAGTTCGAGGCGATCCGCACGATCGCGGGCAAGCTCGGGATCGGGTCGGCCGAGACGTTGCGTAAGTGGGTCCGTCAGGCCGAGGTCGATGGCGGTTCCCGGCCGGGCAGGACCACACAGGAGCTGGCGGAGATCCGGGAGCTCAAGCGCGAGGTGGCCGAGCTGCGCCGGGCGAACGAGATCCTCAAGAGTGCGTCGG GCTTTCTTCGCGGCGGAGCTCGACCGCCCGTCCAGGTTCTGACGGCGTTCGTCGACGAACACCGTGAGGAGTTCGGGGTCGAGCCGATCTGCCGCGTGCTGTCCGAGCACGGGATCAAGATCGCCCCGTCCACCTACTACGAGGTCCGCAGCCGTGAGCCGTCGAAGCGGGCGCTGCGCGACACGCAGATCATCGAACTGATCGCCGCGGCGCGTGAGCAGCGGTTCGTCGCCCGGTTCGGTGCCCGCAAGATGTGGCTGCACCTGCGCCGAGCCGGCCATGACGTGGCTCGGTGCACGATCGAGCGGCTGATGACAGCAAACGGCTGGCAGGGCGCGCTGAGGGGCCAGCGAACGCGGACAACGATCCCTGACCCGAAGGACGCCCGAGCAGCCGATCTGGTCGATCGCGACTTCACCGCCACCTGCCCGAACCAGCTGTGGGTGGCCGACTTCACCTACGTCGCGACCTGGTCCGGCACCGTCTACGTCGCGTTCATCTTCGACGTGTTCTCCCGGATGATCGTCGGCTGGCGAGCAGCAACCAGCATGAGCACGCAACTCGTGCTCGACACCCTCGAACACGCCATCTGGTCACGCCGCCAGGCCGGCATCACCGACCTGTCCGGCCTGGTCCACCACACCGACGCCGGCTCCCAGTACACCTCGTTCGCCTTCACCACCCGGCTACTGCAGGCCGGCGTGGACGCATCGGTAGGTTCGGTGGGTGACGCCTACGACAACGCCATGGCCGAGTCCCAGATCGGCGCCTACAAGACTGAGCTGATCCGCCACGAGGGACCCTGGCGCGACGTCGAGCACGTCGAGTTCGAAACCCTCAACTGGGTCCACTGGTTCAACCAAGAGCGAACCCACGAATCCATCGACGACCTCACACCGATCGAAGTCGAAGCCGCACACTACGCTGCACGAAACCGTCTCATCCCGACCGGGTAG